One segment of Cololabis saira isolate AMF1-May2022 chromosome 9, fColSai1.1, whole genome shotgun sequence DNA contains the following:
- the LOC133450715 gene encoding E3 ubiquitin-protein ligase KCMF1-like — MSRHEGVSCDACLKGNFRGRRYKCLICYDYDLCASCYESGATTTRHTTEHPMQCILTRVDFDLYYGGEAFSVEQPQAFTCPYCGRMGYTEISLQEHVAAEHTETSTEVICPICAALPGGDPNHVTDDFAAHLTLEHRAPRDLDESSGVRHVRRMFHPGRGLGGPRARRSNMHFTSSTTGGLSTSQSSSQSSNYSREAMDPIAELLSQLSGVRRSAGGQLSSGPSASQLQQLQMQLQLERQQAQAARQQLETARSATRGGGRANAILNTNSAAANSNPNPSSNHTNNPSYNPGPPEPNTQHSAHSSQFLLSRLSEPRLSEAERQACEAQWADRSLFVTELLLSTLLPDGDASASSSEDEDDCHGSLRNFADFEAMGCVEVMTLDVALENLNLKETTPATKTSKTPTKPAQTKKEPPAPPL, encoded by the exons GTGTGAGCTGTGATGCGTGTTTGAAAGGAAACTTCAGAGGTCGACGGTACAAATGCTTGATCTGCTACGACTATGATCTGTGTGCATCATGCTACGAAAGCGGTGCCACCACAACCAGACACACCACAGAGCATCCCATGCAGTGTATATTAACACGAGTTGACTTTG ACTTGTATTATGGAGGAGAGGCCTTCTCGGTGGAGCAGCCGCAGGCCTTCACGTGTCCCTACTGTGGCAGGATGGGCTACACGGAGATCTCCCTGCAGGAGCATGTGGCTGCAGAGCACACAGAGACCTCGACAGAAGTG ATCTGCCCCATATGTGCAGCGCTGCCAGGTGGTGACCCAAATCATGTGACTGATGACTTTGCTGCCCATCTCACACTTGAACACAGAGCCCCAAGAGACTTG GATGAGTCCAGCGGGGTGCGGCATGTGAGGAGGATGTTCCACCCTGGCCGTGGGTTGGGGGGCCCGCGGGCCCGCAGGTCCAACATGCACTTCACCAGCAGCACCACCGGGGGGCTCTCCACCAGCCAGAGCTCCTCACAGAGCTCCAACTACAGCAGGGAGGCCATGGACCCCATCGCAG AGCTCCTGTCTCAGTTGTCGGGGGTGCGGCGCTCAGCAGGAGGCCAGCTGAGCTCGGGTCCCTCTGCCTcccagctccagcagcttcagATGCAGCTCCAGTTGGAGCGCCAGCAGGCCCAGGCTGCCCGTCAGCAGCTGGAGACGGCCCGCAGTGCCACTCGAGGGGGGGGGCGAGCCAACGCCATCCTCAACACAAATTCAGCTGCTGCAAACTCCAACCCCAACCCCAGCTCCAACCACACCAATAACCCCAGTTACAACCCGGGTCCGCCTGAGCCCAACACACAGCATTCTGCACATAGCTCCCAGTTTCTACTCAGCAG GCTGAGCGAACCCCGGCTGTCTGAGGCGGAGCGGCAGGCGTGCGAGGCCCAGTGGGCCGACAGGAGCCTCTTtgtgacggagctgctgctgtcCACGCTGCTGCCCGACGGAGACGCCTCGGCCTCCTCCTCCGAAGACGAGGATGATTGTCACGGCTCGTTGCGGAATTTCGCCGACTTCGAGGCCATGGGTTGTGTCGAGGTCATGACCTTAGACGTGGCACTGGAGAACCTCAACCTCAAGGAGACGACGCCGGCCACCAAGACGTCGAAAACGCCGACCAAGCCGGCACAGACGAAGAAAGAGCCCCCCGCGCCGCCCCTTTGA